The following are from one region of the Nicotiana tomentosiformis chromosome 7, ASM39032v3, whole genome shotgun sequence genome:
- the LOC138895910 gene encoding uncharacterized protein, producing the protein MGVLPAQQVAATGAEVGPPMSDEEQKRLERFGRLKPPEFSGEELENAQDFLDRCQQILRTAGISETSGVAFTTFQLTGEAYRWWQFYELSGLVRARSLSWHEFSILFFEKFVPQTRMEELRRDFEQLRQGDMTMTQYEMRFIYLACHDIWLVPTKRGWIRRFIDGLNYGPRYSLAREAETDVRFDQVVEISRRLEFVRRLEHEEREGKRTRSFGGFSGTSSVAQSHHSRGRPYWPAQMARPVYRAALASHGSYSARPHQSSFSALLEQSSSCALSVQGLSVPGSSSGYSSSQGPMQAPPPFPARGCYVCEELEHMRKYCPRGYRGPVQ; encoded by the coding sequence atgggggtactaccagcccagcagGTTGCTGCTACTGGGGCCGAGGTTGgcccacctatgagtgatgaggagcagaagagactagagaggtttgggaggcttaagcctccagagTTCAGCGGGGAGGAGTTAGAGAATGCCCAGGATTTCCTAGATCGGTGTCAGCAGATTCTTCGCACAGCGGGTATTTCGGAGACTAGTGGAGTAGCATTTACCACTTTTCAGCTGACTGGGGAAGCCTACCGATGGTGGCAGTTCTATGAGTTGAGCGGGCTAGTTCGCGCACGgtcactttcatggcatgagttctccattctctttttcGAGAAGTTTGTCCCACAGACTCGCATGGAGGAGCTGCGTAGAGATTTTGAGCAGTTACGCCAGGGAGATATGActatgacccagtatgagatgagattcatATATTTGGCATGTCATgatatatggttggttcccacaaaaAGAGGgtggatcaggaggttcattgatggcctcaactatggcccACGTTACAGTTTGGCCCGAGAGGCCGAGACGGATgttaggtttgaccaggtggtcgagATTTCTAGGCGCTTGGAGTTTGTTCGCAGGCTTGAGCACGAAGAGCGGGAGGGCAAGAGGACCCGTagttttggtggtttcagtggtacctCATCTGTAGCTCAGTCACATCACAGCAGAGGTCGTCCTTActggcccgctcagatggctcgtccggtTTATCGTGCTGCATTAGCtagtcatggttcatacagtgctcgtccgCATCAGTCATCTTTCAGTGCCCTCCTAGAGCAGAGTTCATCATGTGCTCTATCAGTTCAGGGTTTGTCAGTACCGGGTTCTTccagtggttattctagttctcAGGGTCCGATGCAGGCCCCACCGCCATTTCCGGCTCGAGGTTGTTATGTTTGTGAAGAGTTGGAGCATATGAGGAAGTATTGCCCCCGTGGCTACAGAGGTCCAGTGCAGTAG